A single Verrucomicrobiia bacterium DNA region contains:
- a CDS encoding tetratricopeptide repeat protein: MFSWLRKTLNPEEEIRQNQAKAAAGDAEAQFRVAVYHIEGKLGDPDTMQAAQWFKRAAELGHRDAQYNLGVMYSVGRGVPKDYPLALKWLRMAAEQNCPDAQYLLGKFLALGKGAKGTQPEAFRWLDLAAEQGNEEAKGLLATLRPQSAEAVKA, translated from the coding sequence ATGTTTAGCTGGTTGCGCAAGACACTGAACCCGGAAGAAGAGATTCGCCAGAACCAGGCCAAAGCAGCAGCAGGTGATGCCGAGGCCCAGTTCCGCGTGGCTGTGTATCATATCGAGGGCAAATTGGGCGATCCCGATACGATGCAGGCAGCGCAGTGGTTTAAGCGCGCTGCAGAGCTAGGTCACCGGGATGCGCAATACAATCTCGGCGTGATGTATTCCGTGGGCCGCGGCGTTCCGAAGGACTATCCCCTCGCCCTCAAATGGTTACGCATGGCCGCCGAACAGAATTGCCCGGATGCCCAGTATCTTTTAGGCAAGTTCCTCGCCCTCGGTAAAGGGGCGAAAGGCACACAGCCAGAAGCTTTCCGTTGGCTGGATCTGGCTGCGGAACAAGGAAATGAAGAAGCAAAAGGCTTGCTCGCCACCTTGCGCCCTCAATCTGCCGAAGCGGTGAAGGCGTAG
- a CDS encoding polynucleotide adenylyltransferase produces the protein MGEAGKGNFTLPEELERILLETDALQEAYLVGGCVRDWFLGSAQKDFDIEVFGITYEQLEKALRKWGRVDLVGRSFGVVKLTMRSGATYDFSLPRRDSKIAAGHRGFTITFDPDITPKEAAARRDYTINALMYSPRKGALLDHYGGVADLKQRVLRHTSEAFTEDPLRVLRGMQFAARFNLTVAPETVKLCRSIKDTYRELAVERVREEWFKWASKSVTPSRGLHFLRDTGWIEHFPEVLALIDVPQEPEWHPEGDVYTHTSLCCDAMARLSLWQQKDETSRIVYMLAILAHDFAKPQTTSRALRDGVWRIVSPGHEEAGGPIAERFLERIAAPNAIRERIIPLVVNHLAHLNAASARGVRRLAKRLVPETIEGLCLVIEADHSGRPPKPPGLPKGGQMLLEMAEEMNLKASAPKPILLGRDLIAKGMSPGKQFGAILEAAFEAQLEGKFTDHAGALQWLEETLRAE, from the coding sequence ATGGGTGAAGCGGGCAAAGGCAATTTCACGCTCCCGGAAGAATTGGAGCGTATTTTACTGGAAACAGATGCGTTGCAGGAAGCGTATCTGGTGGGTGGCTGCGTACGCGACTGGTTCCTCGGCTCGGCTCAGAAGGATTTCGATATCGAAGTCTTCGGCATCACCTATGAGCAATTGGAAAAAGCACTGCGCAAATGGGGGCGCGTTGATCTGGTAGGTCGTTCCTTCGGCGTCGTGAAGCTGACGATGCGTTCGGGTGCGACTTATGATTTCTCACTGCCGCGCCGGGATTCAAAGATCGCTGCTGGCCACAGAGGCTTCACCATCACCTTCGATCCGGACATCACTCCGAAAGAAGCGGCTGCACGGCGTGATTACACCATCAACGCGCTGATGTACAGTCCACGCAAAGGCGCGTTGCTGGATCACTACGGCGGTGTGGCAGACCTGAAGCAGCGTGTTCTCCGGCATACGAGCGAGGCATTCACGGAAGATCCCTTGCGTGTGTTGCGCGGAATGCAGTTTGCCGCACGCTTCAATCTGACTGTCGCGCCTGAAACAGTGAAGCTGTGCCGTAGTATCAAGGATACTTACCGCGAATTGGCCGTGGAACGTGTGCGTGAAGAGTGGTTCAAGTGGGCATCCAAGAGCGTCACGCCTTCACGCGGTCTGCATTTCCTCCGCGACACTGGCTGGATCGAACATTTCCCCGAGGTGCTGGCATTGATCGATGTGCCGCAGGAGCCAGAGTGGCATCCTGAAGGCGATGTCTACACGCACACCAGCCTGTGCTGTGATGCCATGGCGCGCCTGTCTCTCTGGCAACAGAAGGACGAAACCTCTCGTATCGTCTACATGCTCGCGATACTCGCGCATGACTTCGCCAAGCCACAGACCACTTCGCGTGCTCTAAGAGATGGCGTATGGCGCATCGTCTCACCGGGTCACGAAGAGGCGGGCGGTCCGATAGCTGAGAGATTCCTGGAACGCATCGCGGCACCCAACGCGATCCGTGAACGCATCATTCCTTTGGTTGTGAATCATCTAGCACACTTGAACGCAGCTTCAGCACGAGGGGTAAGGAGATTGGCAAAGCGTTTGGTGCCAGAGACGATCGAGGGATTGTGCCTCGTCATCGAGGCCGATCACAGCGGGCGTCCACCGAAACCGCCCGGTTTGCCGAAAGGCGGCCAAATGTTGCTGGAGATGGCGGAAGAGATGAATTTGAAAGCATCGGCTCCCAAGCCGATCTTGCTGGGACGTGATCTCATCGCGAAGGGCATGTCACCCGGCAAACAATTCGGTGCGATCTTGGAAGCCGCGTTTGAAGCGCAGCTCGAAGGTAAATTTACCGACCACGCCGGAGCGCTGCAATGGCTGGAAGAAACCTTGCGTGCCGAATGA
- the trxA gene encoding thioredoxin, which yields MSHELQDFQKDVLERSQQVPVLVDFWAPWCGPCKMLGPILDKLATEAHGRWELVKVNTEVHQELAMQFEIASIPALKLFVNGQVVHELAGALPEAELRRWLNKNLPSPSAGIVKEARRLASEGQFAEAMNQLETALDLDSGDEAAVLLMAECQLAANPSAVSGTLKTITESSDNATKANALRELARLRQSAKELPTGKGKATFIAGLTALETLDYVTALENWIKVIETDRKYHNEAAKAGCKGIFQILGIRHPISERFHRAFSSAVNC from the coding sequence ATGAGTCACGAGTTGCAGGATTTTCAGAAGGATGTTTTGGAGCGGAGCCAGCAGGTGCCCGTGCTGGTGGATTTCTGGGCGCCTTGGTGTGGTCCGTGTAAGATGCTGGGACCGATCCTCGACAAGCTCGCCACGGAAGCTCATGGCCGCTGGGAACTCGTGAAGGTGAACACCGAGGTGCATCAGGAACTCGCGATGCAATTCGAGATCGCCAGTATTCCGGCGCTGAAGCTTTTCGTGAACGGTCAAGTCGTGCATGAACTGGCCGGTGCCTTGCCGGAGGCTGAGTTGCGTCGCTGGCTGAACAAGAACCTCCCCTCTCCTTCCGCTGGCATTGTGAAAGAAGCGCGGCGACTGGCGAGTGAAGGCCAGTTCGCTGAGGCGATGAATCAACTCGAAACCGCACTCGACCTCGACTCTGGCGACGAAGCGGCAGTTCTGCTCATGGCTGAGTGCCAACTGGCGGCGAACCCGTCCGCCGTCAGCGGCACTTTGAAAACCATCACAGAATCCTCAGACAATGCGACCAAGGCCAACGCGCTCAGGGAACTGGCCCGACTGCGCCAGTCCGCCAAGGAACTTCCCACGGGTAAAGGTAAAGCAACATTCATTGCCGGATTGACCGCCTTGGAAACCTTGGATTACGTCACGGCTTTGGAGAATTGGATCAAAGTCATCGAAACAGACCGCAAGTATCACAACGAGGCGGCCAAGGCAGGCTGCAAGGGCATCTTCCAGATTCTGGGCATTCGGCACCCTATTTCCGAGCGGTTCCATCGCGCCTTCTCCAGCGCAGTCAACTGCTAG
- a CDS encoding DEAD/DEAH box helicase, translating to MTPKLFSELGLSPELLKAIDKLGFEQASPIQAEAIPVLLQGKDIVGQSQTGSGKTAAFAIPAVEKVDVKLRGVQILILCPTRELAVQVSEEVHKLTLFKRGIQALPIYGGQSYERQYYGLQQGAQIVIGTPGRLMDHMRRGTLRLDKLKMIILDEADVMLDMGFREDIEFILQALPAERQTVFFSATMPRPIQELIKKFAKDPQSVKIEQKAMTVPTVEQSYYEVDRRFKIELLTRLIDIHDLKLGIIFCNTKRMVDDLVDHLNAQGYSADRLHGDMNQNQRDRVMQKFRKSGLEFLVATDVAARGIDVDDVQVVFNYDLPYDVEDYVHRIGRTGRAGRSGRAISFISGRELFQIQHIERYTKMRIQRGRVPTQTEVEQAKASVFLTKLRLTLTSGEYKKQDHLIERLLEEGFTSTDIASALIHHLQGEDEQPAQQPVEREEQRGGYDRGGGRDDRRGGGYREDRGGYREERGGYRQDRGGYGDRYDERPARAPMERPVRPAPIARPSTPAKMITPKPTTIAATAEAVKEAAEAYAKVPEPKAEELPPVAKVTPAVKTEVKEIKPVAPKAEAKPVQKSEIPPGTPTKVKPMMRIPEKRELIENPMPFRSPKASRKTPDNQTRLYMSVGEEMGVTAADVVQAIQGETGLSAKAIGTVDIREKHLFVDVAAEHANSIVAKLKRTQIKGYKVKVKEA from the coding sequence ATGACACCGAAGTTATTTTCTGAGCTGGGTTTGTCCCCGGAACTGTTGAAGGCCATCGATAAGCTGGGGTTTGAACAAGCCTCACCGATTCAGGCCGAGGCCATCCCTGTACTGTTGCAGGGGAAGGACATCGTGGGCCAGTCGCAAACTGGTTCCGGTAAGACGGCGGCCTTTGCCATCCCGGCAGTGGAGAAGGTGGATGTCAAACTGCGTGGCGTGCAGATCCTGATCTTGTGCCCCACCCGTGAGCTGGCCGTGCAGGTCTCGGAAGAGGTCCATAAACTGACGCTTTTCAAGCGTGGCATCCAGGCGCTGCCGATTTACGGCGGGCAATCTTACGAACGTCAGTACTACGGTTTGCAGCAGGGCGCGCAGATCGTCATCGGCACACCGGGACGTCTGATGGACCATATGCGCCGTGGCACGTTGCGCCTCGATAAGCTCAAGATGATCATTCTGGACGAGGCGGATGTGATGCTGGACATGGGTTTCCGCGAAGACATCGAGTTCATCCTGCAAGCCTTGCCTGCAGAACGGCAGACGGTTTTCTTCTCCGCTACGATGCCGCGGCCGATCCAGGAATTGATCAAGAAGTTTGCGAAGGATCCGCAGAGCGTTAAAATCGAGCAGAAGGCGATGACTGTGCCGACGGTGGAGCAGTCCTATTACGAGGTGGACCGCCGCTTCAAGATCGAGTTGCTCACGCGCTTGATTGACATCCACGATCTCAAGCTGGGCATCATTTTCTGCAACACCAAGCGCATGGTGGATGACCTCGTGGATCACCTGAATGCGCAGGGTTATTCTGCCGACCGCCTGCATGGTGACATGAACCAGAACCAGCGTGATCGCGTGATGCAGAAGTTCCGCAAATCGGGTTTGGAATTTCTCGTGGCGACGGATGTGGCCGCACGCGGCATCGACGTGGACGACGTGCAGGTGGTGTTCAATTACGACCTGCCGTATGACGTAGAAGACTACGTGCACCGTATTGGCCGCACAGGCCGCGCCGGTCGTAGTGGTCGTGCCATCTCGTTCATCTCGGGACGCGAACTGTTTCAGATCCAGCACATCGAGCGTTACACGAAGATGCGCATCCAGCGCGGTCGTGTGCCGACGCAAACGGAAGTCGAACAGGCCAAGGCGAGCGTGTTCCTGACGAAGCTGCGCCTGACTTTGACGAGCGGCGAATACAAGAAGCAGGATCATTTGATCGAGCGTTTGCTGGAAGAAGGATTTACGTCTACCGACATCGCCTCCGCGCTTATTCATCATTTACAAGGTGAGGATGAACAACCCGCGCAGCAGCCAGTGGAGCGAGAGGAACAGCGTGGCGGCTATGATCGCGGTGGTGGACGGGATGATCGTCGTGGTGGTGGCTATCGCGAGGATCGTGGCGGTTACCGTGAAGAACGTGGAGGATACCGTCAGGATCGCGGCGGGTATGGTGACCGATACGATGAGCGTCCAGCCCGGGCGCCGATGGAGCGCCCGGTAAGACCAGCACCTATCGCCCGGCCTTCGACGCCAGCGAAGATGATTACTCCCAAGCCGACAACCATCGCAGCGACCGCTGAAGCGGTGAAGGAAGCGGCAGAGGCGTATGCCAAGGTGCCTGAGCCTAAAGCGGAAGAACTTCCTCCGGTTGCTAAAGTGACACCTGCGGTCAAAACCGAGGTTAAAGAAATCAAACCGGTCGCACCCAAGGCAGAAGCAAAGCCGGTCCAAAAATCAGAAATTCCGCCGGGCACGCCGACGAAGGTGAAGCCGATGATGCGTATACCCGAAAAACGGGAGTTGATCGAGAATCCTATGCCTTTCCGTTCACCCAAGGCGAGCCGCAAGACGCCAGATAACCAGACGCGTCTATACATGAGCGTGGGTGAAGAGATGGGTGTCACGGCCGCCGATGTGGTTCAGGCGATCCAAGGCGAGACCGGGTTGTCTGCAAAGGCGATTGGAACGGTGGATATCCGCGAGAAACACCTTTTTGTGGATGTGGCAGCGGAGCATGCGAACAGCATCGTGGCCAAGTTGAAACGAACTCAGATCAAAGGATATAAGGTGAAAGTCAAGGAGGCCTAA
- a CDS encoding NADAR family protein, whose protein sequence is MSAQVIHFFRPEDAYGGFSNHSAHAIELHGKRWSTTEHYFQAQKFVGTEQEEKIRLEPSSQVAAQMGRDRSFPIRKDWEAVKENLMREALLAKFTQHADLKALLLSTGDAQIVEHTPSDAYWGDGADGCGKNRLGILLMEIRQKLREGN, encoded by the coding sequence ATGAGCGCACAAGTGATCCACTTCTTCAGACCGGAAGACGCCTATGGTGGCTTCTCCAATCACTCGGCTCATGCTATAGAACTGCACGGCAAGCGCTGGTCCACGACGGAGCATTATTTTCAGGCACAGAAATTCGTCGGCACCGAGCAGGAGGAGAAAATCCGGTTGGAGCCGTCCTCGCAGGTCGCAGCGCAAATGGGGCGCGACCGCTCTTTCCCCATTCGCAAGGATTGGGAAGCCGTGAAGGAAAACCTGATGCGGGAAGCGTTGCTGGCCAAGTTCACCCAGCACGCGGACTTGAAAGCATTACTGCTCTCCACCGGCGATGCGCAAATCGTGGAACACACGCCCTCTGATGCTTATTGGGGCGATGGCGCGGATGGTTGCGGCAAGAACCGGCTCGGCATCTTGCTGATGGAAATCCGCCAAAAGCTCCGCGAGGGAAATTAA
- the yacG gene encoding DNA gyrase inhibitor YacG, whose translation MSDKPLPEVKCLTCKKRGAWFEGKFGPFCSSRCRLLDLGKWLDEENKISEPLKPEHFKGYEELPPGEYLDKPERNDQ comes from the coding sequence ATGAGTGACAAGCCGTTACCAGAAGTGAAGTGCCTGACCTGCAAGAAGCGCGGGGCGTGGTTTGAGGGTAAGTTCGGGCCTTTTTGCTCGAGCCGCTGCCGCTTGCTCGACCTCGGCAAGTGGCTCGACGAGGAAAACAAGATCTCTGAACCGCTCAAGCCCGAGCATTTCAAGGGCTATGAGGAGCTGCCGCCGGGGGAGTATCTTGATAAGCCAGAAAGAAATGACCAATGA